From Geovibrio ferrireducens, one genomic window encodes:
- the lepB gene encoding signal peptidase I produces the protein MAEKEEVKNAPETTEEKPKKKKDGFFDSLVVAVVIALFIKTFLIQTYTIPSGSMLDTLLIGDYIIVNRLAYKFGDPERGDVMVFEYPLEPAKSFIKRVIGVPGDRVTIRDKQVFINGEPYNEDYKQIKDDAYFPSELTSRDNIDEFTVPEGKYFMMGDNRDASYDARFWGFISKDMIKGKALLIYWSLETPEYGSPWSKMPLKALRFLNPKYDRFDRVFKLIH, from the coding sequence ATGGCAGAAAAAGAAGAAGTAAAGAACGCGCCGGAAACTACTGAAGAAAAACCTAAGAAGAAAAAGGACGGTTTTTTTGACTCCCTTGTTGTGGCGGTGGTCATTGCTCTGTTCATAAAAACTTTTCTTATACAGACATATACAATCCCGTCAGGCTCAATGCTGGACACTCTTCTCATAGGCGACTACATAATAGTGAACAGGCTTGCCTATAAGTTCGGCGATCCCGAAAGAGGGGATGTCATGGTTTTCGAATATCCTCTTGAGCCTGCAAAAAGCTTCATAAAAAGAGTTATAGGCGTCCCCGGCGACAGAGTGACGATCAGGGACAAACAGGTGTTCATTAACGGTGAACCCTATAACGAGGACTACAAGCAGATTAAGGACGATGCCTACTTCCCCTCAGAGCTCACCAGCAGGGACAATATAGATGAATTTACAGTGCCCGAAGGCAAATACTTCATGATGGGCGACAACAGGGATGCCAGTTATGACGCCCGCTTCTGGGGCTTTATATCGAAGGATATGATCAAGGGCAAGGCGCTTCTGATCTACTGGTCCCTCGAAACTCCGGAGTACGGTTCCCCTTGGTCTAAAATGCCTCTAAAGGCGCTGAGATTTCTCAACCCCAAGTATGACCGCTTCGACAGGGTCTTTAAACTCATTCATTGA